In Terriglobia bacterium, the following proteins share a genomic window:
- the lspA gene encoding signal peptidase II, which yields MRKYQLLIAAAVIAVDRLTKWLVLKRLPLMQDVPIIPGFFQLSHWENTGAAFSLFADSASHWRTAGLIAFSLSAVAMVSFFIWKSGERLTAVSVALSLVLGGALGNLWDRVAKGTVTDFLDFYVGTHHWPPFNVADSAIVVGAILLAWTILFGKQKTVN from the coding sequence ATGAGGAAATACCAACTCCTGATCGCCGCTGCTGTCATCGCGGTTGACCGCCTCACCAAATGGCTGGTGCTGAAGCGTCTTCCCCTCATGCAGGATGTCCCGATCATTCCGGGATTCTTTCAACTTTCGCACTGGGAAAATACCGGCGCGGCGTTTAGCTTGTTTGCCGACTCCGCCTCCCACTGGCGGACCGCCGGCCTGATAGCTTTCTCCCTGTCGGCGGTGGCCATGGTTTCCTTTTTCATCTGGAAGAGCGGCGAACGGCTGACGGCGGTGTCTGTCGCACTGTCCCTGGTCCTGGGCGGCGCGTTAGGAAATCTGTGGGACCGCGTAGCCAAGGGCACGGTCACCGATTTCCTGGATTTCTACGTGGGCACGCACCACTGGCCGCCGTTCAACGTCGCCGACAGCGCAATTGTGGTTGGAGCGATTCTTCTGGCGTGGACGATCTTGTTTGGAAAGCAGAAAACTGTGAACTGA
- a CDS encoding transglycosylase SLT domain-containing protein yields the protein MAVKVQVSIRSLSIILLFSSLLLPGHLSAQTAKKKTSAHPTKKKVVPASSTGSAKLRHATRAFVASADLKPMAQQLLENRTPPGYAGIEEYAAAHSKDDAGALAWLVMGYARYLDKEYASARDAWTHAAPLEPVLGDYLDFLRASAFQGEQNPAEVIKALDAFEQKYPDSLNQHDVTMLYAGALVSAGEPQRAAAYLEKHRQPLHSDLELALAKAYEAAGEREKAQQILRRLYFEMPTSPEADAAAQELRTLGESQPSGSFEQRSTRSELLLKARRFQDAVSELSPLVELSPPDKMVSMQAQFGTALYKTRKRDDAYRLFENIAKNESASVDARAQALYFLAEISRDRDDRSKQAAYLIQLRTLAPESSWLQEALFSAGNMYMLRNEFESAIPFYTEMYQRQRNGRYSPFTHWRAAWLSYRLGKKDDAKRLFEEQLEMYPTSSEVPAAVYWRGRLAEEEGDKALARAYYQKLAENFRYFYYAYRGHARMQAMGGDQVADPTPLDKLPPPAAPPRNWDAPEDNLRLKRAQLLANGALYDFAVKEMQAAASGTPPWLAKAISEMYMGQGSYIHSIETLKRTVPGYFSAEIPQIPRPVWEGLFPRPFWDELKRDSEQNHLDPYLVASLIRQESEFNPAAVSSANALGLMQLLPSVGRGVAREMKLRLSSSDDLLTANTNLQLGTRYFKHMVDHYDGQVEYALAAYNAGEERVDEWRRNGKFKDMDEFVESIPFTQTREYVQAIMRNTAMYKLLYSKN from the coding sequence ATGGCAGTCAAGGTACAAGTGTCCATCAGAAGTCTCTCCATCATTCTTTTATTTTCCTCGCTGCTGTTGCCGGGACATCTCTCCGCTCAGACAGCCAAGAAAAAGACGAGCGCGCATCCCACCAAGAAAAAGGTTGTGCCGGCGTCTTCCACCGGCTCCGCCAAGCTCCGCCACGCGACGCGGGCGTTTGTCGCCTCGGCCGACCTCAAGCCCATGGCCCAGCAGCTTTTGGAAAACCGCACGCCACCGGGCTACGCCGGAATTGAAGAGTACGCCGCCGCACACAGCAAAGATGACGCCGGCGCGCTGGCCTGGCTGGTGATGGGCTACGCTCGCTATCTGGACAAGGAATACGCCAGTGCACGCGACGCTTGGACGCACGCTGCTCCGCTGGAGCCCGTGCTGGGCGACTATCTCGACTTTCTTCGCGCCAGCGCCTTCCAGGGCGAGCAAAACCCGGCCGAAGTGATCAAAGCCTTGGACGCCTTTGAACAAAAGTATCCCGACTCTCTCAACCAGCACGACGTGACCATGTTGTACGCGGGAGCGCTGGTGTCCGCCGGCGAACCTCAGCGTGCTGCCGCCTATTTGGAGAAACACCGCCAGCCGCTGCACTCGGACTTGGAATTGGCGTTGGCTAAAGCCTACGAAGCCGCCGGCGAAAGAGAGAAAGCGCAACAGATTCTGCGCCGTTTGTATTTTGAAATGCCCACCAGTCCGGAAGCCGACGCCGCGGCACAGGAACTGCGCACGTTGGGCGAATCCCAGCCTTCCGGCAGCTTTGAACAGCGCAGCACCCGCAGTGAACTGCTCCTGAAGGCCCGGCGTTTCCAGGACGCGGTAAGCGAACTGAGTCCGCTGGTGGAGCTGTCTCCGCCGGACAAGATGGTTTCCATGCAGGCGCAGTTTGGAACGGCGCTCTACAAAACCCGCAAACGCGACGATGCTTATCGGCTGTTTGAAAACATCGCCAAGAACGAGTCCGCGTCCGTGGACGCGCGGGCCCAAGCCTTGTATTTCCTGGCGGAGATTTCGCGCGACCGGGATGACCGCTCCAAGCAGGCGGCGTACCTGATCCAGTTACGAACGCTGGCGCCTGAGAGTTCATGGCTGCAAGAGGCTCTGTTTTCCGCCGGCAACATGTACATGTTGCGGAATGAGTTTGAAAGCGCGATTCCGTTTTACACGGAAATGTACCAGCGCCAGCGCAATGGCCGGTATTCTCCATTCACGCACTGGCGAGCGGCTTGGCTCAGCTATCGCCTGGGCAAGAAAGATGACGCCAAGCGGCTGTTTGAAGAGCAACTGGAGATGTACCCAACATCCTCAGAAGTCCCGGCTGCTGTGTACTGGCGCGGACGCCTTGCTGAAGAAGAAGGCGACAAGGCCTTGGCCCGCGCGTACTACCAGAAGCTGGCGGAAAACTTCCGCTATTTCTACTACGCATATCGCGGTCACGCGCGCATGCAGGCGATGGGTGGTGACCAAGTCGCTGACCCCACGCCGCTGGACAAGCTGCCTCCGCCGGCGGCGCCTCCCAGGAACTGGGACGCCCCTGAAGATAATCTGCGCCTGAAGAGGGCCCAGTTGCTGGCCAATGGCGCGCTCTACGATTTTGCGGTGAAGGAAATGCAAGCCGCTGCTTCCGGGACGCCGCCGTGGCTGGCCAAAGCGATCTCTGAAATGTATATGGGGCAGGGAAGCTACATCCATTCCATTGAGACGCTGAAGCGCACGGTGCCCGGCTACTTCTCCGCGGAGATTCCCCAGATTCCGCGTCCGGTTTGGGAAGGTTTGTTCCCGCGGCCTTTCTGGGATGAGCTGAAAAGAGATTCTGAGCAGAACCACCTTGACCCGTACCTGGTGGCTTCGCTCATTCGGCAAGAATCAGAGTTCAACCCGGCCGCCGTCTCCAGCGCCAACGCCCTGGGACTGATGCAGCTTCTTCCCAGCGTGGGCCGGGGCGTGGCCAGGGAAATGAAGCTCCGGCTGTCTTCCAGCGACGATTTGCTCACGGCCAACACCAACCTGCAACTGGGCACCCGCTACTTCAAACACATGGTGGACCACTACGACGGGCAGGTGGAATACGCACTCGCCGCTTACAATGCCGGCGAAGAGCGCGTGGACGAGTGGCGCAGGAACGGGAAATTCAAAGACATGGACGAATTCGTGGAGTCCATTCCGTTCACCCAAACCCGCGAGTACGTGCAAGCCATTATGCGCAACACGGCGATGTACAAGCTGCTGTATTCCAAGAACTGA
- a CDS encoding ATP-binding cassette domain-containing protein, protein MPIELKNVTRVYKSNVEVRALDNVSLTVAPGEWLAIMGPSGSGKSTLVNLLGCLDQPTRGEIWIHGVNVSQMTPAELNRFRAEKIGFIFQQFHLIPYLTSVENVMLAQYFHSMTDKKEALAALDRIGLLDRADHLPSQLSGGEQQRVCIARALINDPHIVLADEPTGNLDAVNEEIVLRQLRDLHAQGRTIIMVTHDPDVARLADRLLELHHGKIASQETFAMGDEEQYDEVLEELWVLAENGEPAELGRVEVEGALPMSMALERMQTMGLVELEAHTAAPHTHKQVLNRCHVAFRPPSEATGHGEQMIYFTEKGRKRAEDVIRRHRLAEQLFTHTFQVADEKEVAEQACKFEHILSPEATDRICTFLGHPRTCPHGSPIPAGPCCLDSRTLSGRDEGAKLVVEQK, encoded by the coding sequence ATGCCGATTGAACTCAAAAACGTCACCCGCGTCTACAAAAGCAACGTCGAAGTGCGCGCGCTGGATAACGTTTCCCTGACCGTGGCTCCCGGCGAATGGCTGGCCATCATGGGCCCTTCGGGCTCAGGCAAATCCACGCTGGTGAACCTGCTCGGCTGTCTGGACCAGCCCACCAGAGGCGAAATCTGGATTCACGGCGTCAACGTCTCGCAGATGACGCCGGCGGAGCTGAACCGCTTTCGCGCCGAGAAAATTGGTTTCATCTTTCAGCAATTCCACCTGATCCCTTACCTCACCTCGGTGGAAAACGTCATGCTGGCGCAGTACTTCCACAGCATGACCGACAAGAAGGAAGCTCTCGCGGCGCTCGACCGCATCGGCCTGCTCGATCGTGCCGACCACTTGCCTTCGCAGCTTTCCGGCGGCGAGCAGCAGCGCGTGTGCATCGCGCGCGCGCTGATCAACGATCCGCACATCGTTCTGGCGGACGAGCCCACCGGCAATCTGGACGCGGTGAATGAAGAAATCGTCCTGCGGCAGTTGCGCGACCTGCACGCCCAGGGACGCACCATCATCATGGTGACGCATGACCCGGACGTCGCTCGCCTGGCCGACCGCCTGCTCGAACTGCACCATGGCAAGATTGCTTCGCAGGAAACCTTTGCCATGGGCGATGAAGAGCAGTATGACGAAGTCCTGGAAGAACTCTGGGTGCTGGCGGAAAACGGCGAGCCAGCCGAACTGGGCCGCGTGGAAGTGGAAGGCGCGTTGCCAATGTCCATGGCCCTGGAGCGCATGCAGACCATGGGACTGGTGGAACTGGAAGCCCACACCGCCGCGCCGCACACGCATAAACAAGTTCTCAACCGCTGCCACGTGGCGTTTCGTCCGCCCAGCGAGGCCACCGGTCACGGTGAGCAGATGATTTATTTCACCGAGAAAGGCCGCAAGCGCGCGGAAGACGTGATCCGCCGCCATCGCCTGGCGGAGCAGCTCTTCACCCACACGTTTCAAGTAGCCGACGAAAAAGAAGTCGCCGAACAGGCCTGCAAGTTCGAGCACATTCTGTCCCCTGAAGCCACCGACCGCATCTGCACCTTTCTGGGCCATCCGCGAACGTGCCCGCATGGCAGCCCCATTCCCGCAGGGCCGTGTTGCCTGGATTCCCGTACTCTCTCCGGGCGCGATGAGGGTGCTAAGCTGGTCGTAGAGCAGAAATGA
- the ileS gene encoding isoleucine--tRNA ligase: MSEPLEIKKTLNLPKTDFSMKANLPQNEPKWLERWEKAGIYGKIREARKGRPLYVLHDGPPYANGPIHMGTGLNKCLKDFVVKCKTMAGYDSPYVPGWDCHGLPIEIKVDQELGQKKLQMPASSVRNACRKYAQKYLDLQRGQFKRLGIFGRWDDPYSTMDPRFECMIARTLFDFLENGAVYKGLKPVYWCIHDKTALAEAEVEYEMHTSPSIWVKYALTSDPAKIDAKLAGKKVNTIIWTTTPWTIPASMAVAFHPDLEYVALEHNGEVYMVAEALAKQTMEACKLTGATEAARFPGSKLDRITFAHPFLDRQILGVLATYVTTEQGTGAVHTAPSHGADDFYTGVKYKLDQTCNVDEGGHLHNGLPEYDGKTVFQANQPIVDLLRSRGALMGLDKIEHSYPHCWRCHNPVIFRATEQWFISMEAPVGGSTLRQRALDEIKKVKWDPAWGEERITNMVASRPDWCISRQRIWGVPIAVFFCQGCGKLLESKEVNQAVVDLFAREGADAWYIRESKDILPAGTKCAGCGGADFRKENDIIDVWFESGSSHAAVLGREPGLPWPADLYLEGGDQHRGWFQSSLLCGVGTRNQSPYRSAATVGWVLDAQGRAMSKSLGNTADPVDVANKYGAEIVRMWVASVDFREDVNAAPEVIERIADNNYRKIRNTFRYILSNLGDFNPAQHAVKFADMTRLDQYMLVRTAEITDRVRKWYEGFEFHRIYHQLNEFCATDLSAVYFDVIKDRLYTAPPNSKARRSGQTAIWKMGEALVRLLAPIMTFTTEEVWSALPQVSGRPESVHLAYFPQGDEITDGPVPADLKTALEADFGALLGVREEVNKALEVRRADKFIGSGLEAVVTVHAPQNLQKLLESYREDLRYLLIVSGVNLKYAAEGNGMAPLRVDVEKAPGKKCDRCWNYSTRVGESDRYPTVCERCLAALTEIEKQSPGK, translated from the coding sequence ATGTCCGAGCCGCTGGAGATCAAGAAGACCCTCAATTTGCCGAAGACCGATTTTTCCATGAAGGCAAATCTCCCCCAGAACGAGCCTAAGTGGCTGGAACGATGGGAGAAAGCGGGGATCTACGGCAAGATTCGGGAGGCGCGCAAGGGCCGGCCGCTCTACGTTCTGCACGATGGGCCGCCCTACGCCAACGGGCCCATCCACATGGGGACCGGGCTGAACAAATGCCTGAAAGATTTTGTGGTGAAGTGCAAGACCATGGCTGGCTATGATTCGCCTTACGTTCCGGGCTGGGACTGCCACGGTCTGCCCATCGAAATCAAAGTGGACCAGGAACTGGGGCAGAAGAAGCTGCAGATGCCGGCATCGTCGGTCCGCAACGCCTGCCGCAAGTACGCGCAGAAGTATCTTGACCTGCAGCGCGGCCAGTTCAAGCGCCTGGGCATCTTCGGCCGCTGGGACGATCCTTACTCCACGATGGATCCGCGCTTTGAGTGCATGATCGCGCGCACGCTCTTCGATTTCCTGGAAAACGGCGCGGTGTACAAAGGCCTGAAGCCGGTTTACTGGTGCATACACGACAAGACGGCGCTGGCCGAAGCCGAAGTCGAATATGAAATGCACACCAGCCCCAGCATATGGGTGAAGTACGCCCTCACCAGCGATCCCGCGAAGATAGACGCCAAGCTGGCCGGCAAAAAGGTCAACACCATCATATGGACCACCACTCCGTGGACCATCCCTGCCTCCATGGCCGTGGCTTTTCACCCTGACCTTGAGTACGTTGCCCTGGAGCACAATGGCGAGGTGTACATGGTCGCTGAGGCATTGGCCAAACAGACTATGGAGGCTTGCAAGCTCACCGGCGCCACGGAAGCCGCGCGTTTTCCCGGCAGCAAGCTGGATCGCATCACCTTTGCGCATCCCTTTCTCGACCGGCAAATCCTCGGCGTGCTGGCGACCTACGTCACCACCGAGCAAGGCACCGGCGCGGTGCACACTGCGCCATCGCACGGCGCGGACGACTTCTATACCGGCGTGAAATACAAGCTGGACCAGACTTGCAACGTGGACGAAGGCGGCCACCTGCACAACGGCCTGCCGGAATACGACGGCAAGACGGTGTTCCAGGCGAACCAGCCCATCGTTGATCTGCTGCGGTCCCGCGGGGCGCTCATGGGCCTGGACAAGATTGAGCACTCGTATCCGCACTGCTGGCGCTGCCACAATCCGGTGATCTTCCGCGCCACCGAGCAGTGGTTCATCTCCATGGAAGCGCCGGTGGGCGGCAGCACGCTGCGGCAGCGGGCGTTGGATGAAATCAAGAAAGTGAAATGGGACCCCGCTTGGGGTGAAGAGCGTATTACCAACATGGTGGCATCGCGGCCGGATTGGTGTATCTCACGGCAGCGGATATGGGGCGTGCCCATCGCCGTCTTTTTCTGCCAGGGCTGCGGCAAGCTGCTGGAATCGAAAGAAGTGAACCAAGCCGTGGTGGACCTGTTCGCGCGCGAAGGCGCAGACGCCTGGTACATTCGCGAATCGAAAGACATCTTGCCGGCGGGAACCAAGTGCGCCGGCTGCGGCGGCGCGGACTTCCGCAAAGAAAACGACATTATTGACGTCTGGTTTGAATCCGGCTCAAGCCACGCCGCGGTGCTCGGCCGCGAACCCGGCCTGCCCTGGCCCGCCGATCTTTATCTCGAAGGCGGCGACCAGCATCGCGGATGGTTCCAGTCTTCCCTGCTCTGCGGCGTGGGCACGCGCAACCAGTCGCCATATCGCAGCGCGGCCACCGTGGGCTGGGTGCTGGACGCGCAAGGCCGCGCCATGTCCAAGTCGCTGGGCAACACCGCTGACCCGGTGGACGTGGCCAACAAATACGGCGCGGAAATCGTGCGCATGTGGGTGGCGTCGGTTGACTTCCGTGAAGACGTGAACGCCGCGCCGGAAGTAATTGAGCGCATCGCCGACAACAACTATCGCAAGATCCGCAATACGTTCCGTTACATCCTGAGCAATCTGGGGGACTTCAATCCCGCGCAGCACGCCGTTAAGTTTGCCGACATGACGCGGCTGGACCAGTACATGCTGGTCCGCACCGCAGAAATCACTGACCGCGTGCGCAAGTGGTACGAAGGCTTTGAGTTCCACCGCATCTATCACCAACTCAACGAATTCTGCGCGACCGATCTGAGCGCCGTGTATTTTGACGTGATCAAAGACCGCTTGTACACGGCGCCGCCTAACTCCAAGGCGCGCCGCTCCGGTCAAACCGCAATCTGGAAGATGGGCGAAGCCCTGGTCCGCTTGCTGGCCCCCATTATGACCTTCACCACCGAGGAAGTTTGGTCGGCCTTGCCCCAAGTTTCCGGCAGACCGGAGAGCGTACATCTGGCATACTTTCCTCAAGGCGACGAAATCACTGACGGCCCGGTCCCGGCGGATTTGAAGACCGCGTTGGAAGCGGACTTCGGCGCGCTGCTGGGCGTCCGGGAAGAGGTGAACAAGGCCCTGGAAGTCCGCCGCGCTGACAAGTTCATTGGCAGCGGCCTGGAAGCCGTGGTCACCGTGCATGCTCCGCAGAACCTGCAGAAGCTGCTGGAATCGTACCGTGAAGACTTGCGCTATCTGCTGATCGTCTCGGGTGTGAACTTAAAGTATGCCGCTGAGGGGAACGGAATGGCCCCTTTGCGCGTAGATGTAGAAAAGGCGCCGGGGAAGAAGTGTGACCGTTGCTGGAATTATTCCACGCGCGTGGGTGAAAGTGACCGCTACCCCACGGTTTGTGAGCGATGTCTGGCGGCGCTCACGGAAATTGAGAAACAATCTCCGGGCAAGTAA
- a CDS encoding FtsX-like permease family protein, with product MSDRRSKEMTGRQLFLRLLVRAAWVRKDRALTALISVAVVATIATAGLTVYYDLENKLSREFRNFGANVIVSKTSGTLSADELGKISAALGGKGEVVPLAYAIATAPDGSKVVVGGADLAKLTKLNSWWAIGEPHAGNALIGSRAAETLSRGSAFKVSFGKDKAEIRPQATFHSGSDDDSRIYVPLDDFVRWTGVQPSTALVRVDGRPRDIQDAIARLASALPQAEVKPVRQITQAQTAVIGKTRSLVLSASAAVVALIMLCMVATFTSSVLERRKDFAVMKALGASNRTVNFLFAAESSLLALAGAAAGYMLGSAVAFWIGRANFAAAIWPQPLLLAPVLLGSILLALAASTAPLRLLQQIQPAGILRGE from the coding sequence ATGAGCGACCGGCGAAGCAAGGAAATGACAGGCCGCCAGCTTTTTCTGCGCTTGCTAGTCCGCGCGGCCTGGGTCCGCAAAGACCGCGCACTGACGGCGCTGATCTCAGTGGCCGTGGTCGCGACTATCGCCACCGCAGGGCTTACCGTCTATTACGATTTGGAAAACAAGCTCAGCCGCGAATTCCGCAACTTTGGCGCCAACGTGATTGTCAGCAAGACCTCGGGCACTCTCAGCGCAGATGAGCTGGGCAAGATCAGCGCGGCGCTCGGCGGCAAAGGCGAAGTTGTTCCGTTGGCGTATGCCATCGCCACCGCGCCTGACGGATCAAAAGTTGTGGTCGGCGGCGCCGATCTCGCCAAGCTCACCAAGCTGAATTCGTGGTGGGCGATTGGCGAGCCGCACGCCGGCAACGCGCTCATCGGATCGCGCGCCGCGGAAACTCTTTCACGCGGCTCAGCCTTTAAAGTTTCGTTCGGCAAGGACAAAGCAGAAATTCGTCCGCAGGCCACGTTCCACTCTGGCTCTGACGATGACAGCCGCATCTATGTCCCCCTCGATGATTTTGTGCGCTGGACGGGCGTGCAGCCCAGCACGGCTTTGGTCCGCGTGGATGGCCGCCCGCGCGACATTCAGGACGCCATCGCCAGGCTGGCCTCTGCCCTGCCCCAGGCTGAAGTCAAACCGGTCCGCCAGATCACGCAGGCGCAGACGGCGGTCATCGGCAAGACGCGTTCCCTGGTGCTGTCGGCGTCCGCCGCGGTGGTGGCGCTGATCATGCTGTGCATGGTGGCCACGTTTACCAGCTCCGTTCTGGAACGCCGCAAAGATTTTGCCGTGATGAAGGCCCTGGGCGCATCCAACCGCACAGTAAACTTTCTCTTCGCCGCCGAATCTTCCCTGCTGGCGCTGGCCGGCGCCGCTGCTGGGTATATGCTGGGCAGCGCCGTCGCGTTCTGGATCGGCAGAGCGAATTTCGCCGCCGCCATCTGGCCGCAACCGCTCTTGCTCGCTCCGGTATTGCTGGGCAGCATTTTGCTGGCGCTGGCGGCGTCCACCGCGCCGTTGCGTCTGTTGCAACAAATTCAGCCTGCGGGAATACTCCGAGGGGAATAA
- the lspA gene encoding signal peptidase II — translation MRKYHFLIATVVVGTDQITKWAIAQKIMLHDSVDVVPGLFRLTHVQNQGAAFGLFSDSPSEWKIAMLIMFSIAALAVVSALLWKNGNAMNTTAIALSLVFGGALGNLWDRVASGRVIDFLDFYLGSHHWPAFNVADSAIVIGALLLLSEIFLSPQEEKAMSQ, via the coding sequence ATGAGGAAGTATCACTTTCTGATTGCGACCGTGGTCGTAGGCACTGACCAGATCACCAAGTGGGCGATCGCCCAGAAGATCATGCTGCATGACAGCGTAGACGTGGTTCCCGGCCTCTTCCGCCTGACGCATGTCCAGAACCAGGGCGCGGCCTTCGGTCTGTTTTCAGACTCGCCTTCCGAATGGAAGATCGCCATGCTGATCATGTTCTCCATTGCCGCGCTGGCCGTGGTATCAGCCTTGCTCTGGAAAAACGGCAACGCCATGAACACCACCGCGATTGCCCTGTCCTTGGTCTTTGGCGGCGCGCTGGGAAATTTGTGGGACCGCGTCGCCAGCGGACGGGTCATTGACTTCCTGGATTTCTACCTGGGTTCGCACCACTGGCCGGCTTTCAACGTGGCCGATAGCGCCATCGTGATAGGCGCGCTTCTGTTGCTGAGTGAAATATTCCTGTCTCCGCAGGAAGAAAAGGCGATGAGCCAGTGA
- a CDS encoding ABC transporter permease: MFLRLLFESFRRQKRRKSVALLAIALGMSIATAMIALGNDVGDKINQELRTYGANLVLTPIEDTLDVNLGGVDLKPASQGAFIPESDLPKLKGIFWGHNIKGFVPFLSESKTFSSNGRKVDAELIGTYFEQPLRYGKEEFATGARSVNAWWQVTGAWPQDYREWPQTHDPQVLVGSKLAERAGIKLGDELEVGGRKLQVSGILSTGGAEDQSIVAPLHIVQQILGHPGVVRRVVVSALTKPEDAFGRRDPNKMTPALRDRWYCSPYANSIAYQIHEALPNVRVDQIRQVEQNQGKLLSSVSGMMLLLTFATLLAAALAISAAMAATVLERRNEVGLMKSLGASNGVVASLFFTEAGLLALAGGVIGFLAGVVLVRRIGINIFGSAIEVHPVVLAVVIFTAFLVTFLGSASAVRKAVLFEPAVVLRGDA, encoded by the coding sequence ATGTTTCTCCGTCTTCTTTTCGAGTCGTTCCGCCGCCAGAAGCGGCGCAAGTCAGTGGCCCTGCTGGCCATCGCGTTGGGCATGAGCATTGCCACGGCCATGATCGCCCTGGGCAATGACGTGGGCGACAAAATCAACCAGGAATTGCGCACATACGGCGCCAACCTGGTGCTCACTCCAATCGAAGACACGCTGGACGTAAACCTGGGCGGTGTGGACCTGAAACCGGCGAGCCAAGGCGCGTTCATCCCGGAGTCCGACCTGCCCAAGCTCAAAGGCATTTTCTGGGGACACAACATCAAGGGCTTTGTTCCCTTTCTTTCCGAGTCGAAGACTTTCTCCAGCAACGGACGCAAAGTTGATGCTGAACTTATCGGCACATATTTTGAGCAGCCGCTCCGTTACGGCAAAGAAGAGTTTGCCACCGGCGCGCGCAGCGTGAACGCGTGGTGGCAAGTCACCGGAGCATGGCCGCAGGACTATCGCGAGTGGCCGCAGACGCACGATCCTCAGGTGCTCGTCGGCAGCAAGCTGGCGGAACGGGCGGGCATCAAGCTTGGCGACGAACTGGAAGTCGGCGGACGCAAGTTGCAAGTCAGCGGCATTCTCAGCACTGGCGGAGCAGAGGACCAGTCCATCGTCGCGCCACTGCATATCGTCCAACAAATCTTGGGGCACCCGGGCGTCGTCCGCCGAGTGGTGGTCAGTGCGCTTACCAAGCCGGAAGACGCGTTTGGCCGTCGCGACCCCAACAAGATGACTCCCGCACTACGCGACCGCTGGTATTGCTCGCCCTACGCCAACTCCATTGCCTACCAGATCCATGAGGCGCTGCCTAACGTGCGCGTGGACCAGATCCGCCAGGTGGAACAAAACCAGGGCAAGCTGCTTAGCAGCGTCTCCGGGATGATGCTGCTGTTGACCTTCGCCACGCTGCTGGCGGCCGCGCTGGCGATCTCCGCCGCCATGGCCGCTACCGTGCTTGAGCGCCGCAATGAAGTCGGCTTGATGAAATCCCTGGGCGCCAGCAACGGAGTGGTGGCGTCCTTGTTCTTTACTGAAGCCGGGCTGCTGGCGCTGGCCGGTGGCGTGATCGGCTTTCTTGCCGGCGTAGTGCTGGTGCGGCGCATTGGGATAAACATTTTCGGTTCGGCCATTGAAGTCCACCCGGTGGTGCTGGCCGTGGTCATCTTTACTGCCTTTCTGGTGACCTTTTTAGGCAGCGCAAGTGCGGTTCGCAAAGCCGTGCTGTTTGAACCGGCGGTCGTATTGCGGGGTGACGCATGA